A window of Planctomycetia bacterium genomic DNA:
CGCGAGGAGCGGCGACGCGATGCCGGCGACACTGCCGCGCTTCGGCTCCGGCAATCCGAAAGCAGCGCCGGCAGAGGCAATCACTATGTCGCAGGCCAAGACAAGTCCCGCGCCTCCAGCGACGGCCGGGCCGTTCACGGCGGCGATAATCGGTCGCGGAAAACGCAATATCTGCTCGACCAAGTCCTGATACGCGATCGCGTCCTCGCGCCATTGTTCGTGCGGTCGCGGCTGCCGGCTCGTTTCTCGCATCTCATCGAGGTCCATCCCTGCGCAGAACGCTGTGCCGGCGCCGGTCAGAATCACGGCGCGGACGCGCTTTTCCTGATGCAGGTCGTCGAATGCTTGACGCAAGTCCGCGAGCAACGCTCGGGTCAGCGCGTTCCGCTTCTCGGGACGATTGAGGATGATCGTTCCGGCATGATCGTAGACCTTGACACGAACCAACGGCGCGGACATGGCGACACTCCCCAGATCGACGATCTAAGTTTGCACGCAGAACAAAACAAGCGATGGGTGCCACTGGCGGCTTGTCCGCCAGTGCGGTTTTGGTCTCGCTGGCGCGCCCAACTCCAGCACTGGCGGACAAGCCGCCAGTGGCACCCCATCTCAAATCTTCTGCGGGTGTGCTTAGCTTGGCGCGTCCGGAAGTTCGAG
This region includes:
- a CDS encoding enoyl-CoA hydratase/isomerase family protein, translated to MSAPLVRVKVYDHAGTIILNRPEKRNALTRALLADLRQAFDDLHQEKRVRAVILTGAGTAFCAGMDLDEMRETSRQPRPHEQWREDAIAYQDLVEQILRFPRPIIAAVNGPAVAGGAGLVLACDIVIASAGAAFGLPEPKRGSVAGIASPLLA